The genomic interval gacgacagccccaggggccgcatgcggcccgcgggccgcgtgcttgagacctctGATCTAAGCCATGTCTGAATATATGGTGCCAATCACAACCTAATATCCATAGGGTTTCTCATCTACACTGCATAGGTGATGCACCcttatctaaaaataagcagaacTTATTAGATCTAGTAATACTgcaatgttctctactgatcaggtGCTGatccttaggccatgttcagacgtagcagaatttttcagctgaaaatgttgctgcagattctttgcgaatttgcagcaacattttcatatttgacaggtaatccagacgttgcagatatcacagtggacttgctgcagatttcagcctttgcaatgccaaggctgaaatccacagtgaaattctgcttcttctccgcaacgtcggaactaagtttcctaaaaatgtatagaaacaaatgtaagaaaacggctgctgcagaattccactgtggactgtccgcagcggaattcaacagcaattccgccacgtctgaatgtgcccttactgtAGGCTCATAAATCCTGCACTACTTCATCTTTGTCTGAATATAAATATCtagatagacagatgatagatagatagatagatagatgatagatagatagatggagagagagagagagagagagagagagagagagagagagagagagagagagagagagagagagagagagagagagagagagagagagagagagagagagagatagatagatagatagatagatagatagatagatagatagatagatagatagataaacaatAGATATGTGAAAACACTGGTGACACATCCCACAGACCACATTTACCCTAAACTATTTCTGTGTCTTAAGCTGAGTATCTATGGTAGGGGTCTGGCTTGCACCGTTACTTATTCCATGTTTCCAGGCAAACACTCATAAAAATCCTCCACATGATGTTTTGTAGCTACATAAATAAAAGGCCTATTTTTACTTTTCTGTAAACAGTTTTATGCCATATGACTGCGTCACAGGCAGCCCTGGCATTCATAGGGGCGCACTGGCAGACAGTACTATCTGATATACAAGCAAATCTACCCTACTGATGCAGAGGATTATATGGCACTTGCGAAATAATATATAGAAAAAGGAGTGAGTGTATACGGTGTATATACAGGATCAGGATGCAAACAGGGGGTATACACAGGGGAAGGCGTTGCCTGCTGCAGTTCAGGTGACCCACATATGCTCTATAGTGcctctcttgtccatgggctgtgtttggaATTGCCGCTAAGCCCAAAATGCAATACCACACATATGGAGAAGAGTGgtgctatttctggaagaaagctgacatgttttttttttatcctatacAACGttatgattggtgagggtctaacTTTAGGGACCCTCCACCGATCTGGAGCTGTGGTGAAGTTCCTTTACGCAGTGGAGGTGGAAGTGATAACAAAATGATGATGTACCCTCGCAAACGCCATCACTTTCTCTGGTTGGAAACCCAGTTAAGGCATAAGTGTTTGGGTATAGAAGCTATAGGAAGCAGCGGCGGAAGGGCGGAATAAATGAATTATTTACTGATCAGCATGTGGAATGTCTCCATCTAATGACAATAATAAGTATCATGTGATGTATCCGTGGCCGAGCTTGGCTGTGTCTGTCACCAGGCATTGCTGTATAATACTTTATAATGCTGAAGTTACCCCTTCATTATTACTCCTGCAAACTACACTGTGAGCCATCAAACACAATGAAAGTAACACAGGCCAGATGTGGGGGAAGAAGATTAAAACATGTAACAATATGCAAATCAACTGCAAACCCCACATTCATCTATAATCATAGTTTCCACTGCTgctatataggggggggggggtcttttatTTGAGGATGATCAAACTGAGAAGAGAGAGTTCAACAACTAATCagtgcaaagaaaaaaatatctatctaatctatctatctatctatctatctatctatctattatccatatatctatctatctatctatctatctatctatctatctatctatctatctatctatctatctatctatctatctatctatcatctatctatctatctattatctatctatctatctatctatctatctattatccatctatctatcatctatctatctatctatctatctatctatctatctatctatctatctatctatctatctatctatctatctatctatctatctatctaatctatctatatgTCGGTCTCTAGctcttctctttctttctttctttctttctttctttctttctttctttctttctttctttctttctttctttctttctttctttctatattatactgggagttgcagttCCAAAAGAGATGCCAAGAAGCAATTCTTCATTTctttatgctgggagttgtagttcctcaATTAATTGGTGTAAAATAAAGTATttccacataaaataaaaataaataacatcaGTAAATAAAAATCTTAATTTGTTTAAAATGTCGTGTTATATCTGTGCTTGTTATAGCTGGATTTCAATCAATGTTATGTCAATGACCGTTTCCAAAGCAGTTATCATCCAGTTTTCCCAAACTCCTGAACGACAAGTTTAGCAGTGACACATCCTTTATAATCATACAGAGATTTGTCTTTGAtgaatctgggaaagctgggtgacaacaccTATGGGAGCTATAATGGTTGTCACCAAATGTTCTCATAAACCAAGTCCTTGAACTGTTCTcttctgtcacccagctttctaagAGTCCTAAATGATCGATCTACCTATTAGCAGTGATACCAGAAAGGGTTATACATGAGACTATAACATAACTAGGCATTAACCATTCACTAGTCTGGAGAAACTAGATGACAACTTCTATGGATGCTGTAACTGTAGCCAAATCGGTATCACCCAGCTCTCCCAGGAGCAGATAGAACTAAGAAGCAGATGAATAAAATGAAACAAAAGACACAAGAACTTATATTATTAAATGGTGATTTTGCATAACTTTAGGGAGAAATCCCTTAACATCTCAGTTCAGGACCAACTATCCAGGGACTGGTGGTATTTCTATATGGGGCAGCAGAGGTTGAGTTAATGACTATAATGTCCCTTAATGCTTTTTTACTTATCTATAGTCCCCCCAATAAATGAAAGGACTTTAAGGGATTGGGAGGTAAAACAGACCTATAGCATAAACAGCTGATAAGATAAGCTACAGATCAGACAGTAGTATCAGTGTCCTGCTCTCCTCTCTGGGGATAATGGCAGCAGGGACCTGAGACATTGTATTCCCCACTATTCCAACAAAAGGGCTAGTTCCTAATTAACAAGATTTTGGCACATTCTAGAGATATGTCTGATATAATAGAATGTGTCACTGTCGTTACAATGATAATTCTACTCGTTTACAGTAATTAAACTCTCTGATAACAGTGCTGAGCAATGCAgttattgttgtttttattgatattattattattattattattattattattattattagtagtagtagtagtgttgtaattattatcattattatattcgtattatcattattagtattttgattattattactactacaagTGAAATCACCCCTGTAGATGAAATTAAAATCAACAATAATACTTATAATGacaacaatataataataataataataataataataataataataataataataataataataataaaatatagaaaactaACTGATAAAAATACTTAAAAACTAAATTAGTACAATGTATGATTTCAAGAAACAGACACAATCCTGAATTACAAAATAACATATTATTAAACAATAGATTTTTTCGTTTGTTCTTCCTATTGGTTTTTTAATGAATAATATGTGTTGCCGTTTATTAAATACTGCAGTAAATATTTCAGCAAACTGTGCCCCTCTTGAAGTGACTCGTGCCCATTATATCCGGAGTGTTTCAAGGATAGAATTAAAATCTATTTACTGGAAGGagatcattttatatatatatatatatatatatatatatatatatacacatatatatacatacatgcacttaTATGTGAAGACTATTAGagttggcatatatatatatatatatatactccagtatatatactccagtaTATGAACATACTCCAGTCAGTACCAACATGTTTAATATTTGTCATTTTATAATTGTATCAGTGATCGCATATAGACTTGTGTGTGACTGGAGACTATGTTGTCTATTTCTAGGTATGTAGAATATATTAATGTCAGTGATGGTTATGCAGCGGTAATAttctatttcagcttataatatcCTGCAAGAAATACACAAGTTTACGACAAGTAACTAAATATCTGACAGCACATTCTAAACACACAGAGAAAATAAACGGGATTTAATGCTTTGAGTCTTTACTTTTATGTTTTTCCTCATAACTAGTGTGGAtatagatgtgtgtatatatatatatatatatatatatatatatatatatatatatatatatatatatatatatatatatatatatagtgtaataaTAAAATACACTACATAATAGGGCACTGCTACATGATAGCTGCTTGCAAATAACTACATATTCTATGATACCATTCTGATCTTTTAACACCTAGGATGCGCAAACACAGGAATCTCGGGAGCACAACCAGCACAGAACAACTACACACCTAATGTTACAGCTCACATCTTGTACATTTACACCTAAGAATTACCCGAAATTACAGGAGTCAGATTACTTTTATTTTATGTACTTGTATTATTCTGCTTTTCCTTTTACAAATGGATTACCATCCTTGACTTATAGTTCAATTCCCAAAGTGGagtttaatataaatatatatatataattttatatatatatatatatatatatatatatatatatatacatacatatacatgcatatatatatatacatatatatgtgtgtgtttttctttttatatatatatatatatatatatatatatatatatatatatatatatatatagcacgccTGGACCGATTCTCAACATAATATTACTAGTGCTGCAAAATTTCTATGTTCTATATTCTAAacaacatatacagttattattttttttattattattattattattattattagcactactgtagcagtagtagcagtaataatgATGatgctgataataataataataataataataataataataatagaagtgTTGAATACCCATGCCAAAGTTTATACTAATATCTCCACTGAATTTTGTAGCAATAGtcataataaaaacaattataataattgttattattgttatgaCCAtcatcataataaaaataatagatatccatctataataatactaataatataaatgttaaatatccatattatccattattattattaataataataatatgtagtgatgtctccatactgtactatataataataataataataataatatgtagtgatgtctccatactgtactatataataataataataataataataataataatatgtagtgatgtctccatactgtactatataataataataataataataataataataataatatgtagtgatgtctccatactgtactatataataataataataataataataataataatatgtagtgatgtctccatactgtactatataataataataataataataataataataataataataatatgtagtgatgtctccatactgtactatataataataataataataataataataatatgtagtgatgtctccatactgtactatataataataataataataataataataataataagtagtGATGTCTCCATACtgtactatataataataataataataataatatgtagtgatgtctccatactgtactatataataataataataataataataataataataataatatgtagtgatgtctccatactgtactatatataataataataataataataataataataatatgtagtgatgtctccatactgtactatataataataataataataataataataataataataataatatgtagtgatgtctccatactgtactatataataataataataataataataataatatgtagtgatgtctccatactgtactatataataataataataataataataataataataagaagaagaagaagaagaagaagaagaagaagaagaagaagaagaagaagaagaagaagaagaagaagaagaagaagaagaagaagaagaagaagaagaagaagaagaagaagaagaagaagaatgacAATATGATGGAACTttactattttctttttttctgtttctgcTCAGACAAAAAATGACAACAGTGGATGAAGAAGGTGTTTAATCTTTTAATACTTACATGTTCTAACCCCCTACTCCAATCCAGTTATATAAggatgtaaaaaaacaacaaatcaatataaaaaagaaaaaaaatctataaaaaaagaaataaaacacaacctacaaaaataaaaaatctataccaaaatgtagaaaaataaataaaatataaatataaatacaccCTTGTTGGCCTGTTGTGCTGTGAGTTTAATGGGTTTTATTgcagctgtgacccctatagtcgGACAGACCATTATTAGGTGAGTGTCCCACAAGCTAGTGGGACTCCAGGTGAAAGGAGCAACCTCCTCGCACTCCCCCCTTCCCCCCTCCTACCCTCTCCCTCTGCTTCTTATTGGCTCCCTGAAGATTTTGACATCAGGGCCTGAGCTCATTATAAAGACCCTGAGGAGAGGCAGAAGGGTTAATGTGCTCAGAGGTGCAGAGCTGGAGCCTGGATAAGATCTGTTATTGTATCTCAGACTTTTCTGAGCCTCTCTAATCTTGAATATATATATGTTGGCTTAGCAACTGAGCCCTAGTGTACTGCTGGATGCTGGAACCTATAGCTTGCTACTTGACTGGTTGTGATCGTCTTCTTCTACTTGGAGTTTGAGGGTCTGTTCGGATCTTGAGTCTATGGGGAGTTCCTAGACGTCTGATAGCTAGAAAAGGACATAGACTTGCTGGAGGTTGGAGATCTGGGCACCTTCTGCCATGAACATCATTGGGAGTTATCAGCATCACCACCACATGATGCCAGAACCTTATATCTTCACCCCTGGCTCTAGATGCCACCAGGAGAGACCTTTCTTCCAAGGATGGGTCCTTAATCCAGGAGAAGTGTCCCCATCAGAATTTGCCACCCAACCTCCCTATAGTCCTGAGTATGGCACAGTGGGCCCTGCCCAGAACAGCAGCAGCCGCCTGGAGGTTCTAGGTGGTCGACTAGCAAGGAGGAAAGGAGTGCCCCCCAAAAAGGAAAGGAGAAGGACGGAAAGTATTAACAGTGCGTTTGCAGAGCTCAGAGAATGTATTCCCAATGTACCAGCCGATACCAAGCTCTCTAAAATAAAGACCCTCAGGCTAGCCACCAGCTACATCGGCTACTTAATGGATGTCCTGGCAAAGGACAATGAACCTGGGGACACAGAGGGGTTCAAGGCTGAACTCAAGAAAATAGACAATAGGGACTGTAAACGGAAAAGAGAAGCTGTGAGTATATACACATtcctatattatgtgttatactgtGGCGAGcgtgatagaagatagatagatagatagatagatagatagatagatagatagatagatagatagatagatagatagatagatagatagatagatagatagatagatagatagatagatagatagatagatagatagataatcatTATGTAGTATCTGTCTAAATCATCTCTGTTATCTGttactatctatccatctatctatctatctatctatctatctatctatctatctatctatctatctatctatctatctatctatctatctatctatctatccatctctcatatgtatatatctatcttTATTTCCAGAGAACTGTTTTTCCTCTTCTTTtctatgtatatattctagtgaCATGTTTTTCTATCCACAAGGCCACATTAAGGCCTTTCTTGCAATGAATATTTAATATAACATAATTGTAGACcaatctttctttctttccttttctctttctttctttttctctttctttctttttatttctttccctctctctttctctctttctttctttctttctttctttctctattTCGCTCTCTCTGTCTTACTTTCAGCTCCTCCTATAACAATGTTATAATATGTTATATACTTAATACCGCTTTATAATTCTGCTCTCAGCACTGTAAACATGTAAAGTGTTTTCTGTTCAAGTTACATATAAAAGTAAGAAATACATGAATGATTCTCAAGAGGTCTCCAAACATTATCCTCCAATGTTGCAAAATTCTAGTAAACACAAGACTAGAAATAAATGAgatgatttgttttttatttaccaTAAACATGACACATAAAACTAACCATAGGAAAGCAGTGGAGCAGAGAATGTTTATTCTTCATCCCAAGTGGCTCTTGGAAATAAAATATACACTTTTCTGTTCTAGAAGATGCAATATTAAATAAAATCTGGGTTTGTTGATAAGTAAAATGTATTAAATGTAgctgtatttatttttaattttatattcCAAGAAAATGTAAATTAATCAAGAGCATTTTGttcaacaaaatgtaaaaaaattattatactgtatatatatatatttatttatttttttattattattattttttaattaattttggtGTCCTCCTTTTTTAGCAGCAAAGTGAAGGAGTTTGGAGTGCTGCACCCCAAGGAGAGAAGAAAATAAAGGGAAGGACAGGGTGGCCACAACAGGTCTGGGCCTTGGAACTGAACCCTTAAGAAACCCGACCGTGAACGCACTGTAACTGTATCCTACAAATCAGAGATTACAAGGAATATATGTGATGAGCACTCTTCTTCAGGCTGGGGAGGGTAAGAACAGTCATCTGTATTTATGtgcaattaaagaaaaaaatagatatatatattttttggacaataaaaggactttaaagaattttttgaagacaggatTGTGCACAAATGATTGCCATGTGTTTTCGTGAGAAGACTGCGAAGTATAAACTGCCCTCAACagatgtatataaaatatatataaagctgGACCATTAGAGATTTGTTACATTGACTCAGGGATTTTTCTtcctttctttttaatttttaatttaaatgttGCAACTTTTTTTGTGAGTGCAAAACAGTTTGTCTTCATTTGTCGTTCATTTTTTCTTTTGGTAAAGGAACCTTCAAATTGTTTAACATTTTTACGGCACCAAAAAGTGTTACACTGAAAATAATTATAAAACAAATCGTCGGTTATTTTTGAATTGAATAAATCACATATATTATGTTCACAAGAAAATTTTATGTTGGCCACTACTTTTTCTATGTGATTACATAATGTACCATTTTTATGAATTTATATTTGGAgagtaacagaaaaaaaaattcagtcctcataaatcatatttttttttcctaatatttCGCTCCCCACCCCGTCTCAAAATGTCAACTTAatgctgagttcacacgttgcggatttgtcgcagattttgttgcggttttgacgcagatctcacccttttgcattgcaaagtgtaaaatctgcgctgaaaatctgcataaaatccgcaacgtgtgaactcagccttatggtTCTGCTGCAGACACATAAAATGATGTGTAAATGAAAAGCAGAGTGTTGATCATTTTTAGGTGTGCTGATTTCCTGTAGAGGGGTCGCCCCTTCTATAAATTCTTCCCTTTCTGGTTGTTTGTAATATGTgaacttttattttgtgttttcatccaaattagctttttttttgtacataataaaaaaaaatatttttcaatgaTCAAAAGTTGAATGCATTTAACTACCTATGTGTGTGACCTGACTGTAAAATATGTCTGCTACCTCATGTTTTCATCACTCTCCAGAAGAAATGTCTATGTTGTctataatataaaaaagaaaaaaaacatatcacTCAAACTGCTTTTAATTTTCTGGCTGTTCTTTGTTTtagttgttttatttattttattatgagaaaaaaaattaatgactggcaaaaatgtatatgtacatgtaaatttatatatttaaatatgtatatatatatgtgtatatatatatatat from Rhinoderma darwinii isolate aRhiDar2 chromosome 3, aRhiDar2.hap1, whole genome shotgun sequence carries:
- the HAND1 gene encoding heart- and neural crest derivatives-expressed protein 1, with the protein product MNIIGSYQHHHHMMPEPYIFTPGSRCHQERPFFQGWVLNPGEVSPSEFATQPPYSPEYGTVGPAQNSSSRLEVLGGRLARRKGVPPKKERRRTESINSAFAELRECIPNVPADTKLSKIKTLRLATSYIGYLMDVLAKDNEPGDTEGFKAELKKIDNRDCKRKREAQQSEGVWSAAPQGEKKIKGRTGWPQQVWALELNP